Genomic window (Synechococcus sp. LA31):
GTCTTCGTTGCGGCTGGAGGGAATGGGCTGCTGGCGTAGGGCCTCTCGGCCGCGCTGCTGCACCAGCGCCAGCTCACCGCTGGCGGCGGGAGCAGCGGCCAACCAGGTTTCCAACCAGGCGCCCTTGGCAGGGGCCGGGGCAGCAAGGCTTGCAGCCATCAGGCCACCTCCGCCGCCAGGGCGGCGAGCTCCTGATCCACCCAGTCGTAGCCGCGCTCTTCAAGCTCGAGCGCCAACTCCTTACCGCCGGTACGCAGGATCCGCCCCGCCGCCATCACATGCACGTAATCCGGGGTGATCGCATCCAGCAGCCGCTGGTAATGGGTGATCAGCAGGGTGGCGTTGTCAGCATTGGCGAGCTGATTCACGCCTCCGGCCACGATGCGCAGGGCATCAATATCCAGGCCGGAATCGGTTTCATCCAGGATCGCCACCAGCGGATCTAGCAGCGCCATCTGGAGGATCTCGTTGCGCTTCTTCTCGCCGCCGCTGAAGCCCTCATTCACCGAACGATCGAGAAAGGCGGGATCCATCTGCACCACCTTGAGGCGCTCACGCACAAGGTCTTCGAAGGCGAAGGTGTCGAGCTCCTCCTCACCTTTCTCCATGCGGCGTGCATTGGTAGCCACCCGCAGGAACTCGAGGTTGCTCACCCCTGGAATTTCCACCGGATATTGAAAGCCCAGAAACACACCGATCCGCGCTCGCTGTTCCGGATCAAGCTCCAGCAGGTTGTCGCCCCGGTAGCGCACGCTGCCGGAGGTCACCGTGTAGGCGGGGTGGCCGGCCAAAACCTTGGAGAGGGTGCTCTTGCCGCTGCCGTTGCGGCCCATCACCGCATGAATTTCTCCGGCACGGATGGTGAGGTTCACACCCTTGAGGATCGCCTTGTCCTCCACCCGGGCATGAAGATCGCGGATCTCAAGCAATACGGGAGCGTCGGGGCGGATCACGGCGGAGGAGCGAGCGAAAACGGAATCAGAAACAGAACAGGAGCAGGCGCATCAGCGCCCAATCGGTCGCGGGGCTGAGCTCAACCCACGGAACCCTCCAACTTGAGAGCCAGCAATTTGTCGGCTTCAGCAGCGAATTCCATCGGCAGCTGATTAAACACATCGCGGCAGAAGCCGCTCACCATCATCGACACAGCTTCCTCGAAGCCGATGCCGCGGCTTTGCAGGTAGAACAGCTGATCCTCCGAGATGCGGCAGGTGCTGGCCTCATGCTCCACCGACGCCTGAGGCTGCTGGGAGCGGATATAGGGATAGGTGTTGGCGGCGGCCTGATCGCCGATCAACATCGAATCGCACTGGCTGTAGTTGCGAGCACCCACGGCTTTGGGGCCGATCTGCACCAGTCCGCGGTAGCTATTGGCGGAGCGGCCGGCGCTGATGCCCTTGCTCACGATCGTGGAGCGGCTGCGCGGGCCCACATGAATCATCTTGGTACCGGTATCAGCCTGCTGCATGTTGTTGGTGAGGGCTACGGAATAGAACTCGCCAACGGAATCTGCACCCTGCAGCACACAGCTCGGATATTTCCAGGTAATTGCTGATCCTGTTTCCACCTGGGTCCAGCTGATCTTGCTGCGGTCGCCGCGGCACTGGCCGCGCTTGGTCACGAAGTTGTAAATGCCGCCCACACCATCCTCATCACCGGCGTACCAGTTCTGCACGGTGGAATATTTGATGGCAGCATCATCGAGCACCACCAGCTCCACTACTGCCGCATGCAGCTGGTTGGTGTCAAACATCGGAGCGGTGCAGCCCTCGAGGTAGCTCACCGAGGCACCCTCCTCAGCCACGATCAAGGTGCGCTCAAACTGGCCGGTATCGCCGGAGTTGATGCGGAAATAGGTGGAGAGTTCCATCGGGCATTCCACACCTTTGGGAATGAACACGAAGGAGCCATCACTGAACACGGCTGAATTCAGCGCCGCAAAATAATTGTCGTTACTAGGCACAACCGTGCCGAGGTAACGCTCGATCAGCTCCGGATGCTCCTTCACAGCCTCGCTGATGGAGCAGAAAATCACGCCGTGCTCAGCAAGCTTTTCTTTGTAAGTCGTGGCGATCGACACACTATCGAACACCGCATCGACAGCCACATTCGACAAACGCTTCTGCTCACTCAACGGAATACCGAGCTTGTCGAAGGTTTCCAACAGCTTCGGATCCACCTCATCAAGGCTGGCTTTCTTTTGCTGCTGCTTGGGGGCGGCGTAATAAATAATGTCTTGATAGTTGATCGGCGGATAACCGAGCGCGGCCCAATCGGGCTCACTCATCTGCAACCACTGCTTATAAGCGCGCAGCCGGAAATCCAGCAGGAAGGCCGGCTCGTCCTTCTTGCTGGAAATAAGGCGCACCACATCCTCACTGAGGCCCTTGGCGATCTTTTCGGTTTCGATATCGGTGACGAAGCCGTACTTGTACGGCTGGCTCACCAGATCACCAACAGCCTGTGCGTTGCTCATGATTGATGGGTCAGCTTGCGCAATGCGCTTTCACGTCTTCGAGGGTGATGGTCTGCTGTTCCCCACGGAAGGGGTTGTCTTCGGTGAGAAAGAGCATGCAGTGGCACTCTTTGCGCTCACGCATCGGAACACAAGGGCAATTCCAGAACGCCTGAGCCACCTCAGCTTCTTTGTCCTCATAGTGACGGCAGGGGCAGAGGGCGCCGCCAAGCTCATCCTTGTGGCGCGCGAGACCCTCAAGCACGACGGACGTGACGCTGGGATCGCTGCAGAAATAGGTGCCCGTGCGCTGGGCATAGGTTTCCGCAAACTTGCGAATCACCTCAAGGCTGTCGCTGGCTTGGGGGGCAGGAGCTGCAGACATGGGCGCGAGGGCGGAACGGTATGAGGTGCCATGCGGGCTTGGCCAGCGGTTACGAAACAGCTTGGTTTCGCAAGTCGACCCTAAGGCACGTGAGTGGCACCGTGGGGGTGAGGCTGCATTGTGACGCGTGGCGGCACCAGCCAGCCCAACTCGTCACCCCACGAATGGGCGTGGCATGGTGTGGTGGTAGAGAGTTGGCCATGAGCGCCTCGACGCAGGCACCCACCCGAGAAGCTGCCCTCACTCTGATGTTGCGTCAGGGTGAGGCGACGGCCGCTCAGCTGGCCGATGAACTTTCCGTGTCGGTTCAGGTGATGCGCCGGCACCTCCGTTCCTTAGAGGACGAGGGCTTGGTGGAAGCCAGCCCTGCACCAGAAGGTCCTGGCCGCCCCTCGAATCGTTGGCGGCTCACGGCGGCCGGCCGGCAGCACTTCCCAAACGGCAGCGAGCATTTCGCCCTGGGCCTCCTGAGCTCGATGGCCAGCAGCCTGCCCACTGAGATGGTTGAACAGCTCCTACAGAAACAGGCTTCGGAGAAAGCATCCGACTACCGACTGCTGATCGGCGAGGGCAGCCTGCCGGAGCGGCTTGAGCGGTTGGTGGATCTGCGGCGCAGCGAGGGCTACGTGGCGGAGTACTGCCCTAATCCCGATGGAGAGGGCTGGGTGATCAGCGAATTCCACTGCTCCGTGATGAAAATTGCCGAGCAGTTCCCCTGCGTGTGCGATCAGGAGCTTCAACTGATTCGCCACACCTTCCCTGACTGCAAGGTGGAGCGGGTGCATTGGCTGCTCGATGGCAGCCATGCCTGCGGTTTCCTGTTGCAATCGTGCTGAGCGAACAAGATCTCGGCGAGCTCGAAAGCACCCTGCTACCGGCCTTAGAGCGCCATCACTTGCGTCTGCTGGCCCACAGCCTGCGCTGCCTGCAGCAAGCCGCCGAAGGGGGAGACAGCCTGCCAGCTCAGGAGGGGCTGCTGGCCTGGGCCCATCAGCAGCCGAATCTGGCGGTGGATCCCACATTCATTCCAGTGCTGGTAGACCAGCTGGCCAAGGCAGCCGTGCAGCTTGAGGCGATCAGCCTGAAGGTGAGCAAACCACCGCTAGAACTGGAGATCAGTGATCTGGTGCGCTGGGGTCAGCAACAGGCTGATCAGCGGCTGGGCACTGAGCTCAAGCCACCAGAGCACTAACACCGGCGAGCGCCAACAGGGCTGCACTCCAACCGCGCCACCCCGGTCGATCGCCCTCCAGATGCGCCAGGGGTATCGCCATCAAGGGAGCGGTGGCGAGCAACGCCACAGCCATGCCGCCGGGTAGGCGTTGCAGGGCGGCCTGCTGCAGTGCGATCCCCGCGGTGGTGCCCAGCAAGGTGGCCGCCAACCCCAACGGCCAACGCGCCGCGGCGGGCTGCGGGCCTAGGCGTGCGCTGCGCAGCTTCCAAAGCAAAGGCAACAGCACCAACGCGGCGGCCAACAACCGCACCTGCGCCGACTGCAGAGGATCCAGGGCGGAATCGCGCAGGGCAGCCCGCGACAACAACGCCCCACTGCTGCCGCAGAGCAGGGCACCAAGCGCCAGCACGACCCCTTGCCATTGCAGGCGTTGTGATGCCCCATCGGCAGGGCGTTGACCAGCTACCAGCAACAACGCCGCGGTGATCAAGCCGGCGCCGAGCCATTGCAGCGGGGCAGGAATTTCCGCAAGCCACACCATGCCGCCCAAGCTGGCCACAGCGGGCCCTCCGGCATCGATCGTGAGGGTGCGGCGGGTACCCAAACGGCGCAGGGCAGCGAAATACAAGCTGTCGCCCGCAGCAATCCCCACCACACCACTGAGGGCAAGCAGCATCAGGGAGGCCGGCGGCGCCGTCCAGGAACGGCCGATCACGAAGGGCAGCAGCACTGCCACGGCCAGCAGGTTCTTGAGCAGATTGAGCTCGCCACCGCTGAGCGATGTGGGTAGTCGGTTCCACAGGCTGCTTGCCACGGTCCAGCACAGGGCAGCAACCAAAGCGGCCAGAGCGCCGATCAGCACAATCCCCAGGGGCGGTGGCGACTTGCGATCATCGCTGCAGCTGCCGCGCCGCTGTGAGCCTCAACCTCGAGAACGCCCTCAGCTTCTTTCAGTTGAGTTGCGGCCGTTGGCGCTCCCAGCGCAGCGTGCATCACTTGTTGCATCGCCGGGCCGAAGCCGGGGGCTCACTGATTGTGGTGGAGGAACTGGCCGCCGACGATCAACGCCTGCGGGAACTGGCTGAGCTGCATGGGCAGGATCCCGCCGGACTCGTGGGAGGTTGTTGGGTGCGCTGGAGCGCTTCGATGGCTTGGGACAAGGCCGGCGAAGACCACACCGGCGAGAGCGTGATCGGACTGATTCCCACCGATGAGCACGGGCGCGAGGGCATCCTGCTGCGCGATCTGGGCTACGCCGAGAAGGCACCGGCCAGCTCGCGCTTCTGCATGGATGAGCGCGATGGCCTACTGCTCAGCACCGACTACGAAACGATGAGCGTGTGGGAGCGCTTCGCCTTCCAAGGCCCCAACGTGCGGGTACGCAGCAGCACCGTGGAAGGACTCTCCAACAACGCCTCCTTCTGCATCGAGACCCGCTGCGACGACAGGCAGCAGGAGCGGCCAGGGGCTTCCGCCACGGCCGGCAGCGCCGCCACAAGCGAACCCGCCCTCTCGCTGCTGGGCTGGTAAAGCTGAGCCTGCTCGAACGTTACGGACTGTGAGCCCTGCCTGAGCCTGATCAGTGCAGCCGTTGCGACACTTCTACGATCAGCCACGACGGATGCCGAAGTTCGAGTGGCCCTTCCCCTCCTGAAGTACGCGCCCACAACGCAGAACTCGCGTGTGGATCCCCTTCGCGTGGGCTCGGACGAGGATCCCAAAGCCGTGTCTATGGACAAGGCTATGGATCGCGAAGATCAGAACTTCGTGATTGAGGCGGCCTATCGCCAGATCTTCTTCCACGCCTTCAAGGTCGACCGCGACCAAACCCTTGAGTCGCAGCTGCGCAACGGCCAAATCACTGTGCGTGATTTCATCCGCTCGCTCTGCCTGTCGGACACTTTTAACCGCAGCTTCTACAGCCTCAACAGCAATTACAAGGTGGCTCGCCATCTGGTGGAGAAGCTTCTGGGCCGCCAAACCCACGGCAAGTCTGAGGAGATCGCCTGGTCGGCAGTGCTGATGACCCGAGGGGTCAAAGGCATGATCGACGACATTCTCGATAGCGAGGAGTATCTGAACGCGTTCGGTTACGACACCGTGCCTTACCACCGCAACCGCGTGGTGGGCAGCCGTGACTTAGGCGAGACCCCGTTCAACATCACCAGCCCCCGCTACGACGCCTACTACCGCGGAATCCTGGGCTTCCCCCAGATTGTGTACACCGGCACGGCTCGCAAGCTTCCGGAGCGCTCCCTCCAGCGCCGCGGCGGTTTCCCTCAGGACTACATGCCCTGGGTGCGCACCCTGCCCGCCCTGCGCGGAGCCAGCGCTGCCGGCAGTGCCGACATCGATTATTTGGCGAAAGTTCCCTACCGCAGCCTGGGGCGCTGAGCCTCAGAGCGATCACGTGGCAAGCGGCGGGCAACCCGCCGCTTTTTTTGTGTTCAGCCCAGCGACAGCTGACCGGTCTTGGGATGCTGACTGCATCAACACAGATCAGGCCAGACCTGTGAAAGTTGCCCAGACTGATCCCAAAAAGATTCCGGAGGCCCTGTGAGTCAGACCCTGTCATCGCTCGCCCGGATGACGCTGCGCCAACTGCGCCAGGTGGCAAGCGAGCTGGGTGTGACCCTCTACAGCCGCAAGACCAAGGACGAGTTGGTGAGCGCCATCGGCGAACGCCGGGCAGATCTGTCCAGCCTTGATCAAGAACACGCTCCCAGCCGGCAGCTGGATGAAACCCGTGTGGTGTTTCTGCCACGTGATCCCCAGTGGGCTTACGTGTTCTGGGAGATCAGCGAAGCAGATCGCCAGCAGGCGTTCAAAGCCGGTGCCAGCCAGCTCTGCCTACGCGTGGCGGATGTAACTGGCATGAGCAATGGCGGCAGCCACCCCCACACCCTTCAGGAGGTGCCGGTGGATAGCCATGCCACCGAGTGGTACCTACCCGTGCCCCTAAGCGATCGTGACTACCGCGTGGAGCTGGGCTACCGCGTCAGCGGTGGCGGCTGGATCTCTCTGGCTTTCTCATCGGTGGCCCGGGTGCCGGCGCTGCACCCCACCGAGCAGATCCTCGATCAATTCGTTCCCTTTTCCCTCGACACGCCTCCCAGCAGCACGACCGCCCCTCAGACCCTTCCCAGCACAGACAACGGCCTGCACGAACGCCTCTACCAAACGGCCACCGTTGGCACTCGCCGCCTCGGTCGCGGCTCTGAAGCGTTCCACGAACTCGATCAAGGTAGTGGCGCGGGTCTCAACGCCTCCGGTGCAGGTGTCTGGGCCAGTGGCCGCAGCGAATCGGGCTCTGGAGTGGTGGCTCCGCGCCAGCGCTCCTTCTGGCTCGTCGCCGATGCTGAGCTGATCGTGTATGGCGCCACGGATCCATCCGCCAAGTTGAGCATCGGCGGCGAAGAGGTGCCCCTCTCCAGCGAAGGCACCTTCCGCATCCAGGTGCCTTTCCGTGATGGCCAACAGCTGTACGCAATTGAGGCCGTGGCCGTCGATGGTGAGCAGAAGCGCAACATCACACTCGATTTCGAGCGCACCACCCCGGAAGACAACAGCAACCCCAGTGATCAGGCTGTGGCCGAATGGTTCTGAAGCAGCTGTGATGAAAACGTTGGTGGCCTTCACCCCGATCACCGGCGCGGTGATTCTTCCCCTGCTGGTGTCCTTCCTGATGGTGAAGGTGAACATCGGCACCGGTGTCCTGGCTGCTGTTGTGATCAGCAGCCTTTGGTTTGTGGCGATGCTGCGCACATCCGAACTACCTGAACACGGCTGAAGCAGACGCTCCAGGGGAATGCTTCTGGCAGAAGCAGGAGCCAAGTGGAGATCTCATCCAAACCATGGCTTGGGGCCCTGGCACTGCTGGCCCTGGCCCTAATAAGCCAGGGGTGCACCAGCTACAGCGGTCGTTTGATTGGCTCCAAACCTGCGCCGCTGCCTCTGCCCGAGGGGATCGATGTGGCCTTCAACCACCGCGAAAGCAGCCACTACCGCAGCCCGGTGCACGGAGACACCCGCAACGGCGACAACCTGGAGGCGCTGCTGCTGAACGCAATCGAGGCGGCACAAACCGAGATCCTGGTGGCGGTTCAAGAGCTCTCCCTGCCAGAGCTGGCCGAGGCTCTAGCCATGCAGCATCGCCGCGGCATCCAGGTGAAGGTGGTCCTAGAGAACACTTACAGCACGGCCTGGAGCGATCAGCACGAGGCTGAGCTCGATCGCCATCAACGCCAACGTCACCAGCTGTTGAAGGCTCTGGCCGATCGCAACCGCGACGGACAACTGAGCCTGGCGGAACTGCAACAAGGCGATGCCATGGCGATCCTGCAACGCGCTGGAGTGCCCTGGATCGATGACACCGCCGATGGCAGCAAAGGCAGTGGCCTGATGCACAGCAAATATGTGGTGATCGACCGACGGGTGGTGATCACCGGCTCGGCCAACTTCACGGCTTCGGGCATCCATGGCGATGCGGGCGATCGCCGCACGCGCGGCAATGTGAATCACCTGCTGCGGCTGGAGAGCCCACAGTTGGCACAGCTGTTTGCCGCCGATTTCCAGCAGATGTGGGGCGATGGCCCTGGAGGTGAGGCCGACAGCCGCTTCGGCCTGGCCAAACAAGCGGGGCCAGCCAGCCGGGTACTGATGGGCCAGACCGTGGTGGAGGTGCTGTTTGCCCCCCATCGGCGCAGTGATCCCCACCATGGGCTGGCACTAATCGGCAGCACCTTGGCCCAGGCGCGGGAAACGGTTGACCTTGCCCTGTTTGTGTTTTCCGCCCAATCACTCACCGATGTGATCGCCGCGCTGCAGCAGCGCGGTGTGCGGCTGCGCTTGTTGGCGGATCCAGGCTTCGCCAGCCGTTCGTTCTCAGAGGTGCTCGATCTGCTCGGTGTGGCACTCGCCGATCGCTACTGCAAACTGGAAAAGAGCAACAAGCCCCTTCAGCAGGCGGCAGAGGGCGTGGGCATCCCGCGCCTCGCCAGGGGCGACAAGCTGCACCACAAGCTCGCCGTGATCGATGGCAAGACCGTGATCACAGGCAGCTTCAACTGGAGCCCAAGTGCCGCCCATCAGAATGACGAGGTGCTGATGCTGATCCACTCACCCCTGCTGGCGGCGCACTTCACCCGCGAAATGGATCGCCTTTGGAAGGGGGCAGAGCTGGGGATCAACCCACGGATGGAGCGCAAGCTGCAGGAGAACCGCAGGCGTTGTGGCAGTGGGATGCAACGGCGCTGAGCCCCCATGCCAAAGGCGGTGTTGTGACATTCGCCACAACCGACCTGCGTTTCGCTCCTAGGTTGCACCCAGACGCGATGAAGACGATGTTCACCGCCACTGCTCTGATTGCGGCAGCTGCCGTCGCCCTCATGCTCACACCTGTGCTGGTGGTACTGGCGGAGTTGTCCTGAACGGACGCGATGCCACACCCTTCCCATCAGCTCCTGATCCTGCTGCCCTGGAGCGTGTTTGCCCTGGCGGCAGCCTTGAAGTTCTGGCAGATCAACCGCTGGCTACGCCGCGCCTCGCACTCCGCGCCCAACAGCACCGAACGATTCCGCCAAGCCCTGGAGCGCCGCTGGGAGCGTGAGCAAAACGCTGCATGAGCAAGCTTCACCCCACTGAGCAACGGCCAACTGCGGTGCTGGAGCAGCAAGCACTGCAAGCGATCCGTTCAGGACAACTTCAGGTTGCGCAACAGCTCTATCGCCAAGCCATCAGCCAGGGCGGAGCAAGTCCGGCGTCCTACAGCAACCTGGCGGCGATTGAGATCCAGGCCGGCGAGATTGCATCGGCTGCTGAGCTGTTGAAGCAAGCGCTGGTGCTGAGCCCCAACTCTGCGGAATCATGGCTCAACCTCGGAACCGTTGAATTTGCTCTTGGCAGGCACAACAGTGCCGCCGATGCCTTTCGCCACGCCGCCGCCCTCAAGCCAGGTTTTGCCAAGGCCTACGCCAACCTTGGCAAGTGTCTCCATGCAGAGGGAGATCATCCCGGAGCCCAAGCAGCTTTTCAACTGGCCCTCGAACACCAGCCCAACTACCCAGAGGCCCTGTCAGGTCTGGGAGTCAGCATGCGTGAACAAGGGCGCGCCCAGGCCTCAATCCCACTCTTCCAACGAGCCCTGGCCCTACGAGAGGCTGATCCGGAAATCCTCAACAACCTGGCGCTCAGTCTCCAGGCCATCAGCCAGATTGGATCCGCTATCCACTGTTTTGAGCAGGCCTTAAACCGCTCACCTGCGCAGCCAGAAATCCTCTCCAACCTCGGCATTGCGCTGATGGAACAGGGGCATGTAGGCAAGGCTGCCGAGTATTTTCAACGGGCGATCCAGCTCAATCCCCACTACACCGAAGCGCATCGCCACCTCAGCTACTGCATCCATGGAAGCGATGATCCGCAGCCTGAACAACAGGCTCTCACCTGCCTCCAGCAGCTGGCCGATGATCCCAGGCGTTATCACCTTCAGTTCGCGATCGGGAAATACAAGCTGGATCGCCAGGACCCAGAAGCTGCAACTTGGTTCTGCAAAGCCAACCGCCTGCGCTCCGAGCAGCTGGAGGGCCGCTGGCAACTGCCAAAAGCCAATGCCCTACTTGAGATCAATCAGCGCATCCTCAACCGAACCAACATCGCACCACCAGATACCAACAACAGCGCCAGAAGCGGGCCACGATTGATCTTCATCGTTGGCCTGCCGCGTTGCGGTTCCACCCTGGTG
Coding sequences:
- the sufC gene encoding Fe-S cluster assembly ATPase SufC, whose translation is MIRPDAPVLLEIRDLHARVEDKAILKGVNLTIRAGEIHAVMGRNGSGKSTLSKVLAGHPAYTVTSGSVRYRGDNLLELDPEQRARIGVFLGFQYPVEIPGVSNLEFLRVATNARRMEKGEEELDTFAFEDLVRERLKVVQMDPAFLDRSVNEGFSGGEKKRNEILQMALLDPLVAILDETDSGLDIDALRIVAGGVNQLANADNATLLITHYQRLLDAITPDYVHVMAAGRILRTGGKELALELEERGYDWVDQELAALAAEVA
- the sufB gene encoding Fe-S cluster assembly protein SufB, producing MSNAQAVGDLVSQPYKYGFVTDIETEKIAKGLSEDVVRLISSKKDEPAFLLDFRLRAYKQWLQMSEPDWAALGYPPINYQDIIYYAAPKQQQKKASLDEVDPKLLETFDKLGIPLSEQKRLSNVAVDAVFDSVSIATTYKEKLAEHGVIFCSISEAVKEHPELIERYLGTVVPSNDNYFAALNSAVFSDGSFVFIPKGVECPMELSTYFRINSGDTGQFERTLIVAEEGASVSYLEGCTAPMFDTNQLHAAVVELVVLDDAAIKYSTVQNWYAGDEDGVGGIYNFVTKRGQCRGDRSKISWTQVETGSAITWKYPSCVLQGADSVGEFYSVALTNNMQQADTGTKMIHVGPRSRSTIVSKGISAGRSANSYRGLVQIGPKAVGARNYSQCDSMLIGDQAAANTYPYIRSQQPQASVEHEASTCRISEDQLFYLQSRGIGFEEAVSMMVSGFCRDVFNQLPMEFAAEADKLLALKLEGSVG
- a CDS encoding ferredoxin-thioredoxin reductase catalytic domain-containing protein, translating into MSAAPAPQASDSLEVIRKFAETYAQRTGTYFCSDPSVTSVVLEGLARHKDELGGALCPCRHYEDKEAEVAQAFWNCPCVPMRERKECHCMLFLTEDNPFRGEQQTITLEDVKAHCAS
- the sufR gene encoding iron-sulfur cluster biosynthesis transcriptional regulator SufR, with translation MSASTQAPTREAALTLMLRQGEATAAQLADELSVSVQVMRRHLRSLEDEGLVEASPAPEGPGRPSNRWRLTAAGRQHFPNGSEHFALGLLSSMASSLPTEMVEQLLQKQASEKASDYRLLIGEGSLPERLERLVDLRRSEGYVAEYCPNPDGEGWVISEFHCSVMKIAEQFPCVCDQELQLIRHTFPDCKVERVHWLLDGSHACGFLLQSC
- a CDS encoding DMT family transporter, with product MLIGALAALVAALCWTVASSLWNRLPTSLSGGELNLLKNLLAVAVLLPFVIGRSWTAPPASLMLLALSGVVGIAAGDSLYFAALRRLGTRRTLTIDAGGPAVASLGGMVWLAEIPAPLQWLGAGLITAALLLVAGQRPADGASQRLQWQGVVLALGALLCGSSGALLSRAALRDSALDPLQSAQVRLLAAALVLLPLLWKLRSARLGPQPAAARWPLGLAATLLGTTAGIALQQAALQRLPGGMAVALLATAPLMAIPLAHLEGDRPGWRGWSAALLALAGVSALVA
- a CDS encoding phycobiliprotein lyase, coding for MSLNLENALSFFQLSCGRWRSQRSVHHLLHRRAEAGGSLIVVEELAADDQRLRELAELHGQDPAGLVGGCWVRWSASMAWDKAGEDHTGESVIGLIPTDEHGREGILLRDLGYAEKAPASSRFCMDERDGLLLSTDYETMSVWERFAFQGPNVRVRSSTVEGLSNNASFCIETRCDDRQQERPGASATAGSAATSEPALSLLGW
- a CDS encoding phycobilisome rod-core linker polypeptide, with amino-acid sequence MALPLLKYAPTTQNSRVDPLRVGSDEDPKAVSMDKAMDREDQNFVIEAAYRQIFFHAFKVDRDQTLESQLRNGQITVRDFIRSLCLSDTFNRSFYSLNSNYKVARHLVEKLLGRQTHGKSEEIAWSAVLMTRGVKGMIDDILDSEEYLNAFGYDTVPYHRNRVVGSRDLGETPFNITSPRYDAYYRGILGFPQIVYTGTARKLPERSLQRRGGFPQDYMPWVRTLPALRGASAAGSADIDYLAKVPYRSLGR
- a CDS encoding DUF4912 domain-containing protein; translation: MSQTLSSLARMTLRQLRQVASELGVTLYSRKTKDELVSAIGERRADLSSLDQEHAPSRQLDETRVVFLPRDPQWAYVFWEISEADRQQAFKAGASQLCLRVADVTGMSNGGSHPHTLQEVPVDSHATEWYLPVPLSDRDYRVELGYRVSGGGWISLAFSSVARVPALHPTEQILDQFVPFSLDTPPSSTTAPQTLPSTDNGLHERLYQTATVGTRRLGRGSEAFHELDQGSGAGLNASGAGVWASGRSESGSGVVAPRQRSFWLVADAELIVYGATDPSAKLSIGGEEVPLSSEGTFRIQVPFRDGQQLYAIEAVAVDGEQKRNITLDFERTTPEDNSNPSDQAVAEWF
- a CDS encoding phosphatidylserine/phosphatidylglycerophosphate/cardiolipin synthase family protein — protein: MEISSKPWLGALALLALALISQGCTSYSGRLIGSKPAPLPLPEGIDVAFNHRESSHYRSPVHGDTRNGDNLEALLLNAIEAAQTEILVAVQELSLPELAEALAMQHRRGIQVKVVLENTYSTAWSDQHEAELDRHQRQRHQLLKALADRNRDGQLSLAELQQGDAMAILQRAGVPWIDDTADGSKGSGLMHSKYVVIDRRVVITGSANFTASGIHGDAGDRRTRGNVNHLLRLESPQLAQLFAADFQQMWGDGPGGEADSRFGLAKQAGPASRVLMGQTVVEVLFAPHRRSDPHHGLALIGSTLAQARETVDLALFVFSAQSLTDVIAALQQRGVRLRLLADPGFASRSFSEVLDLLGVALADRYCKLEKSNKPLQQAAEGVGIPRLARGDKLHHKLAVIDGKTVITGSFNWSPSAAHQNDEVLMLIHSPLLAAHFTREMDRLWKGAELGINPRMERKLQENRRRCGSGMQRR
- a CDS encoding tetratricopeptide repeat-containing sulfotransferase family protein yields the protein MSKLHPTEQRPTAVLEQQALQAIRSGQLQVAQQLYRQAISQGGASPASYSNLAAIEIQAGEIASAAELLKQALVLSPNSAESWLNLGTVEFALGRHNSAADAFRHAAALKPGFAKAYANLGKCLHAEGDHPGAQAAFQLALEHQPNYPEALSGLGVSMREQGRAQASIPLFQRALALREADPEILNNLALSLQAISQIGSAIHCFEQALNRSPAQPEILSNLGIALMEQGHVGKAAEYFQRAIQLNPHYTEAHRHLSYCIHGSDDPQPEQQALTCLQQLADDPRRYHLQFAIGKYKLDRQDPEAATWFCKANRLRSEQLEGRWQLPKANALLEINQRILNRTNIAPPDTNNSARSGPRLIFIVGLPRCGSTLVETILSRNEQLIDLGEVAFLNQALEGNNTLAGIRSSYLEAIQLHPAFKADAQAISDKCLYNFAYCPILAASFPDCRIIHVHRNPMDNLWSTFTNHFASGNEWTYSLEHSVAFYRIYRQVMDTHEQLMPGRIYHLNYDHLTRSPELEIPRLIEHCGFQWNDAYLHPEHSGRQIHTASAVQARAPISSRSVGRWRLYQELLGPYADQLEQLGYSTAIEPIA